The DNA sequence GAGGGGGCGAAGCCCGCGCAAACACAGGCCCAGCAATCGCGAGCGCCGACAAAGCAGCGCGAGAGGAGCTGCGCGCGTGCGCATTCGGGAAGTAAAGAACAGGCGAGACTCCGGAACATTGCGACTCCAGGACTAGCTCTCGTTCTGCGCGTGCGCAAATTCGCCGCACGAAGCCGAGGCACCTTCTTTCTGGGTTCCAACTCAATTCGCTCTTTGCCTTCCCTGCGCGCATGCGCTAGAGGGCGGGCCAGAAGGAGGGACTCCCCGGTTCCGGCCCCAGCGCACGCACGCGCTATCAGCTCGTTGCCATGGCAGCGAAGAGACGCTTAGTCTCTGTTCCTTAAATGAGGGGGATACCCGTTCTTGGCGTCGGAGCAAGCCCACTAAGGAGGTGAGGGCGTTGCTGGGGAGGGGCAGATGGATGAGCTGAGGGCGAACAcacaggggaaaggaggaagagagaaggggagctGGCCTGGGGGCCCCGAGAAAAAGGGATGTGTGGATGGGCAAAAGCTTCCAAGGCTGGACCTGGGGGGTGGAGGGCAGTAGAGAAGCAAGTTGTGCCCCCTGCGGGGTCACTGCTTATCTGGGGGCCAACTTCCAACCAGACTCTCCACTCCACAGAAACAGACCTTCCACCATGGGGACACTTTCAAACAGATCATAAGAGGCTAGACCTAGTGCTGAAAGGACCCTCGGAGGGGCATTGGCTACGGGAGGGCATCGAGGGCTTGCCCAACACCACAAAAGCTGTCAAAGAACTAGTCAGGATTTGAAGCCGTTCCCCCTCTCCCCCGCCATTCTAAATCCAAGGCAAGAGGACTGGGTTTTAGAGGCAGGAGCTGGATCTCAGTCCCCTCTACTGCTTTGTCTTTTAGTTTGGCCTCACCCCTGTCACCTTCTCTGTAACACAGACACTGGACTAAGAGTGTTTTTAAGACTATCTGGGAAGGACATTCAGGCAAAGATTTACTAAGAAGTTTGCTCCTAAACTGAGCCTTAAAAGATACAAAGAGGTATGATTGAGGACAGGTACCCAGTTGCAGCCTGTGCTTCCTTTCAACCTCACCACTTAAATGAAATTGCCCCATCCAAAGTTAGCCCACTGAACTCAGGGGCATTTTCTCCAGTCTCAGCTCCCTGCTGTGCATCTTGGGCATCCTCTTTCCTTGGctcattccttctccctcttgACTTAGTGGTGACCCTTCTCCAAGTCCATCCCAAGGGAGGGCCCCCAATGCTCTGTGCTGGGTCCACTACTCATTCTCAGTCTTCCTCTGGCTTTGGGGCTCAGTCCTGCACTCCTAATGGCCATCAAGTCATTGCCaaccacaggcatctcaaactcaacaagtccCAAACCCTGCCTCAATTCCACCTCcctttccttcaaagcacagcttaGAGATCACTGCCTTCAGGCAGCTTAAAGGTACTGGGTCTACccctgaggatacagagaaagacaaaaccagCGTCTCACATGAAGGAAGTCCCATTCTAATGGCAGACATTGGAGCACCAATTAAGGACAAACAAGGGGGAGTCTGATCCCCATCTTGTGCTCTCCCTCTTGAAATGATTCGGTATTTCCTTACATTGTAAAAATTGTGGCCCCTGAAAGAACTCCAGTTCCTCAAAGGCAGAGGCTATTTGTTGAGTTTGAATGATGATCTCAAAGGCTTCTTGCAGCTTCTCTGACCTCCAGTAGCCAGAAGCTTGAAAGTATGCTCCTGGGGTAGCAGAAGAGTGGCTAAGTGCTCCTTGTATCTTTCAGTCTGAGGTCAGGATGTATAAGGTAGACATCCAACCGGAGCAGAAACAGTCTGTGGCCATCGAAGCCCGAaggaaccaagagaaacagaggcagagccGAATCTTTAATGTTCGGAACCGAGTCATTGGGGTGAGCTTCCCTAAGGTGGCAAAAGTGAACCCATCCCAAGACTAGGAATCAGGTTCAGGGGTGCTTTTTCCCCCTTCAACCCCCAGAACAGTTCAGCATCTAAACAGATTCCTTTATTTTTAGAGACGGAAGCTGAGGCTTAGAGAGTGACTTGGCTATTGTCTCACAGACTAGAAGCTGGGCCTTCATTTTTCAGTGACTCTTTGCCCTGCTGCCTCCCCTTCTGTCCAAGGCCCAAAGCTCCCTGGAGAGAAGGACCTGACCTGGTCCACCTCATCCTAGCGGGTGGAGGGTGGGGCAGGGCCCATCCAAGTCCCAGCAAGCATTTCAAAGTGGTGGGTGTTGTTGGGTGGGGCTGCCCCACGATCTGTGGCAGGTGAATGTAGAAGCCCTGAATAGTCAAGTGCAGGAGCGGAAACTGCGAGAAGATGTTGAGAGGGCTCGTGACACGGCCTTGGGTAAGAACCCTGGAGGGGGTGCCCAGGGAGGGTCTGGCCCACGGGCCCCTTGTCTACCAGTAACCCTTCCCTTCCAGATGCCAAATGGGGCCAGTGTGGTGCAGTGGCCCAGCTGCTGGAGAAGGAGGAGTGTCTGTGTGCCCGGCAGGTAGCTCAGCAAGTACAGGCCTTTCGTGAGTGGGAGCAGCAGCCCCAGGCCTGCCAAGACTCTGACCTGTGGAAGAAAAAGTTCCCCCAAGCGGGTGGCCCAGACTACCACCTGGGGCCCTCCAGCATGCAGTTCTTTGATGGGGAAGACTTGGGCCAAGCTACCCGCCAGCGCCTACAACGGGAACAGATCCGTTGTGAACTGAGCTGTCAGCAGGAAGAGCGCCGCCAGGCTAGGAGAGATGAGAGGTACTCAGGTGAGAGTGCTGCAGCAGTGGGCAGCTAAAGTAAGCAGGTGCAGCCCCTCTCCATCTGAGGAGAGATCGGGAAGCAGATAGgggccttttctttctctccgcCAGCACAGCTGGGCCCTGCCTCCTGGTACAGGGCCCAACCCTCACCATCTACTCATTGGCCCTTTGGAGGGTTATAATGGCAGTTAGTATCCTGCCCATGGGAAACTGAGGTGTGAGATGCCAGGtaactcgcccaaggtcacagaattagGGCTCTCCAGGATTCTGTTCAGGGAAGACAGAGTGGGCCAAGGCCCAGTCTACTTTACCCTTTTTGGGCCTCAGCCTTCCCTAGCTGTCCTTAAACTCAACTGAGCCCATGTGGCCACTAGGGGGCACCACAGTGTATGGAATCAGGTCCAgtgtacaaatccagcctcagatatttactggccaagtcacttcacctctgtctgcctcagtttcctcaactgtaaaaatataGGAGAGTCTTCACTAGGAGCCCTTCACAAACTGTGAGGCCCAAACCTGGGGGCTCACTGGCCCCTTTCTCTGCCAAATCTTTTAGGGGTTTTGTAGTGTTTTTCGTTGGGGCCCTGCCCCAGATCTGTGTTTGTGGAACAGCTGCCCTGGGCCCCAAGTGACCAgcacattttctctcttcctgcagAGATTCTGGATGACCAGAAGCGGATCGAAATGGATCTGCGAGCCACTCACCTGCAGGGTCTGGAAGCTGTCTGCCGTAAGGCCATGGATGTAGCTGTGGCTAATTACAACAGGGCTCAGGTGCTGTGGCTCCCCCTCACCCCTCCAGGCTGGCTCCTCTTCCTCCCATGTGGGAGGCATGTGCCAGCCTGATGCTGCTTGGCATTGGCAGAAGAGCAGACCCTGCTACAGGAGGGTTCCACACAGGATGCTCCAAAGGGGCCTCAGTCTAAGGAAAAGGGTGTTCCCTAGCTTTGAGGAGGATTTGGGCAAGAGTGCCAATTTGGGGGCTGCATTTCACATTTCACCCTAGGTCCCTCTCCCAAATCCTAAGCCTGAGCTGCCTCTTTTCCCCCTAGGCCATAGAGGTTGGGGAACAGAGACGCCTGGCCCGCCAGAGGGAGCAGGATGACAACCTCACTGAGATCTACAATCACCTGACCAGTGACATGCTGACTGAGAAACCTATCTCCTCGAACCCCTTGGTCTCACATAGGGCAATGCTGGAGCGCTGGAAGGGCATGGCCCCTGAGCAAATAGCTGCCATCCAGAAGGAGCAGGTGGCTCAGCGCCTTGAGGCCCAACAGCAGCGGCAGGCTGAGCAGCGCCTGGAAGCTGCGTGGGCCCTCCAGGAGCAGCTTGTGGCTCAGGCCACTTGCCAGCTGGAACATGAGCAGCAGGCCCATGTGCGGAAACTGCGGCGGGACCTAGATGCATGTAACAAGCAGCTGGCCCAAGAGCAGCGGGCACGGTGAGTGACGAAGGAAGGGGTgagggctgggcctggggtcTGGAGTCAACACCAACTTTGCCTTTCAGGAAGGACTTCCTGGACAAAGTGGTGTACACCAATGAGCCCACGGCCTGCTTCCATCTCCAGTTCAACACTAGCAGCCGCTGATGTGGGACTTCACTAAGGGCAGGGGAGCTGAGCTTCTGtggaaaaataaagtgactttAGGTAATCACACTGTGTCACTGGCTTGTGCACCTCCTCAGCCCTGCTGCCCCACAGAGCCCAGAGAAATCATCTTTATTAGGCAGCAGAGGTTAAGGCATAAAAGGCAGAGGCTCTGGTGCCCCCAGGCCTCTGGCATCAGGGCTGCATACGGATTCCTCCATCCAGACGGATCACCTCACCATTGAGCAGGGGATTTTCTACCACGGCCTGCACAAGGTGGGCATATTCTGTTGGATCTCCTAGGCGGCTGGGGAAGGGTACTTGACGGGCGAGG is a window from the Notamacropus eugenii isolate mMacEug1 chromosome X, mMacEug1.pri_v2, whole genome shotgun sequence genome containing:
- the RIBC1 gene encoding RIB43A-like with coiled-coils protein 1, coding for MYKVDIQPEQKQSVAIEARRNQEKQRQSRIFNVRNRVIGVNVEALNSQVQERKLREDVERARDTALDAKWGQCGAVAQLLEKEECLCARQVAQQVQAFREWEQQPQACQDSDLWKKKFPQAGGPDYHLGPSSMQFFDGEDLGQATRQRLQREQIRCELSCQQEERRQARRDERYSEILDDQKRIEMDLRATHLQGLEAVCRKAMDVAVANYNRAQAIEVGEQRRLARQREQDDNLTEIYNHLTSDMLTEKPISSNPLVSHRAMLERWKGMAPEQIAAIQKEQVAQRLEAQQQRQAEQRLEAAWALQEQLVAQATCQLEHEQQAHVRKLRRDLDACNKQLAQEQRARKDFLDKVVYTNEPTACFHLQFNTSSR